In one Chitinophaga sancti genomic region, the following are encoded:
- a CDS encoding bifunctional adenosylcobinamide kinase/adenosylcobinamide-phosphate guanylyltransferase gives MIHYISGGQRSGKTKFAMQAASQLSANPVYLATSRIWDAEHQARIALHKEERDEQWENIEEEKEVSRLSLENRTVVFDCVTLWLTNFFSDAHYNVELALREAKAEFDLFAAQDFNLIIISNEIGMGVHADTEIGRKFVDLQGWMNQYIAQKADKATLLVSGLPVTIK, from the coding sequence ATGATCCACTACATCTCAGGCGGACAAAGATCCGGCAAAACAAAATTTGCCATGCAGGCAGCCTCGCAACTGTCAGCCAACCCGGTGTACCTTGCTACCAGTCGTATATGGGATGCAGAGCACCAGGCAAGGATTGCGCTGCATAAGGAAGAGCGGGATGAACAGTGGGAGAATATAGAAGAAGAGAAGGAAGTGAGCAGGCTGTCATTGGAGAACAGAACGGTGGTGTTTGACTGTGTCACTTTATGGCTGACTAATTTCTTTTCTGATGCGCATTATAATGTAGAACTTGCGCTTAGAGAGGCGAAAGCGGAATTTGATCTATTTGCAGCGCAGGATTTTAATCTTATTATTATCTCTAATGAGATTGGGATGGGGGTGCATGCGGATACAGAGATTGGGAGGAAGTTCGTGGATTTGCAGGGTTGGATGAATCAATATATTGCGCAGAAGGCGGATAAGGCGACGTTGTTGGTTTCGGGGCTGCCGGTTACGATAAAAT